The genomic window GATTTACGGCgaattcagaaaagcttttagcGATCTTAAAATTGATGTACTTGACCCAGAAGAGCTCAAATCAGAGCCAGCCAAAGAGGTGAGTGCTGAGAGGGTAGCAGGGAGGGGTGaatcccttctctccctcagcCTTTGCCTTCTAGTGGCTCTAGAAATGAGGCAGACATGAACATTGCTCTCTCTAGAAATGGCGACCATTCTGCATGCAGTTTGAAGGGGTTGTTGAGGACTTCAACTACGGTACCCTGCTCCGCCTGGACTGCAGCAGAGACTACACAGAAGAGAATACGATATTTGGTGAGCGGGCCCAGGGCTAGAGGAGGTGTTAGGTCACCTGTCACACCAGCTCTGCTGGTTCTAGGAGGCTAGATGTAGGTATCATGTTCCAGGACTGACCTGGCTCTTCTCTGCTGTGGGTGCAGAGAGCATTGtgcctttctctcctcctcgTTCCCAGAAATCTGCACTTAGTGTCCATGCTCTGCCTGGAATAGAGATGACTTAGGATGGTTAccattttctctcctcctgctACCTCTCTGCAATTCAGCCTGCCCAAGCTGCTGTGCATGTTGCTAGCAAGGGTCAAGGTGAAGCATTAAGCAAGTTCCTTTTGTTCTAAAAAAGGAGGCCCTGCTATTCTGTGGAGATGGGAAGCATTCGTTGGGACTGAGGCTGCATAAGATTGTAGGAAGTCTGAACCCAGCTTACCCACAGACCATCTCTAAacctttattttccctcttttagCCACAAGAATCCAGTTTTTTGCCATTGAAATAGCTCGCAACAGAGAGGGTTTTAACAATGTTGTCTACAACAATGCCAAAAAACCAGCGTCTGCTGGAGCAATGGAAGAGGCATCTGCATGAGGATGGGATGGAGCTCACCTCCAGTGCTTAACGGATGTGGGACAGAAAACTGACACGGGAGCACCTGTTCCTTCATAAAGGAGGCATGTACAGACCCAAGCGAGGGTAGATGCTCTCCCGCAGGACTGAACTGGGCTTTCGCTGCCTTTCCTACAGAAATAGCCTTTGAGTTCAGATTCCATTTGCAGActgtaaataaacatttaagaaaCTTCTGTGTGCTGCAAGAGTTGATGGACCTGCTGCCAGACTGTATAAATGGGTTATCAGATTCCCCCAGAACAAACCTAAAAGTTAAGAAACTACTGAATCTGCTTTGATTTTAGTTAGATTTCAGGCGAGGGATCACTGCGACATTAGCACTAAGTAGCAGGGTTCAACTCTGCTGCTAGAATATTAGTCCAGGACTCTACGATCTAGCCTGCCCAAGGGCAGATCAAATATGCTTTTTGACCTGTCACCTCATTTGTAAAACAAAGCCCACCAAGCACTGGCCAGCTTCTCCATCAGGTCTGTGCAGAGAAGAGCCCACAGCAGAAACTGGCAGAGGGTCTGTTTCCCAAGCACAGGCAAGGCCCAGATAGACACAGCTCAGTAGAAACCATTGAAGTTTATTTGCAGTCACAATGCTTACACTGTATGCAGCAAACACCCTTACAAGTCAACCAGCAATCTGCTCACGCGAAAAAGGACCCAACACACAATCGccagaggaaagaacaaaaaaaaaaaaaaaagaaaaaaaagaaaataaaattaagaatagGTGGTGTCtgggaagaaaaactgaaaccCTAAGGACCGAGTGTCTGGGGTAGAGCTGAGCAAGAGAATGCACACGACTAGCAGCAACAATAGTGGGAAAAGTACAAGGCAAACAGGTTTCCCTCCCCCATCAGCTTTTCTctgtaagtaaattttatatccaaaacatttattatggtgacttagaaaaaaatggaatcaTTTTAAAGGGGTTGTTAAATACTTCATGCTAGGCAAACCTTGTTATTAAGAACCCTCCAAGGTGGCTAATTCATTGCAGCGGTCCTGCGCTCCTGGTTCTGTCCAAGTACGCATGCCCTGCCCTAAGGGCCAACTGCACTAGCTCTGTGGTGGGCAAGCTCACAAGACCAGGGCAAGCTCACCCCCAGCCTGGTTATTCCACACATGCTTCCAGCTTTACAGCAACTAGGAAACAAGTACAAGGTTCAGTCAGGAGAGTGCCTACTGCAGCGCTGCTGGGACAGAGGGGGAAGCTGGCACCCACGCAACATGTCAGTTCAACAGGTCACCCAGAGGGAGGGAGGCGAGGGCCCTACTAGAAGCAAATTGACAAGGGGGACAGCGCCTACTGTTACACTGGGGGGATAGGAGAGACACCCACGAGCAAGCACGAATGAGAGATCACGCAGCATGGCTTAGAGTTCCTAATAACAAGGGCAAGACGGTAACAGGAAATTGTGATTTCAAGGGgcttaataagaaaaaatatacatttggAATTTtacaatgtttgttttttttgtttttgtttttgcttctctctACACTTGTCACTAAATATATCTCTGCACTTTCACACACCCACCCCTTGCCCAGTAAAGCTTCAGGCCTGCAGGACACACTTTCCTCACTCGCATACACAACCCTCACGCCAGCACTGGTGCACCAGGACTCTGTAAAAATTTcaatcacactttttttttttaaattgagtcAATATAAACCTTGTtcaaaatgttatgaaaaaatGTACATGTTTATAcaaggcaggctgcagcagagcgCTGGCGTTCCACGCAGACATTCTGGTAGGGAGACGCTGGATTCTTGCACCTGGCTTATGCCCTTCCACCCCCTCCCACGGAAACAGAAGCACCCTGCCCTGGTGAGCTTAACCCCTCCTGTTCCCTCCTCCCTCAGGACGTGGAGTACGGTCAAAGCGAGCGCCGCAATCCAGCCCTAGGGAAGAGCAGGGATTAGAAAcgctctcttttctttccatcgGAAATGGTAACCCCTCTGGGCCAGGCCAAAGAGATGCTGCTCTGTACAGGTGGAGTTGGGAGACGTCAGCTCATCATGTCATTGCTGTTCACACCGTAGGTGGAGTTCTTCATGGAATCATTTACCTCTCGCCTGAACGCTGACAGGTTTTGTGTAAACctaaggaaaatgcagagcagtGCATGTTAGAGCAGAGGGCTGCCCATGCCGTGAATGTTTTGTTATCCATAAGGCTGCCACAAGAACCATTGTACGCTGCGTTCTCTAGGTTGTACTTCCACATAAACCTATAGGCTCAGAACACCTCAGGACCCAGGCAGGTCTCAGTCCCACAAAAAGGTCTTTGGCCCAGTGGCTTCCATACTGACCTGTCCCTGTTCTTGGTTAGGAGGTTGCGTTCAATGCCTTCCATGAGGTTCTCAAAGCACAAGTGCATTGCCTGCTGTTTCTCTGGAGGCTGGCTGTTCACTATACTGTTCCTCAAGTCAGAGAAATACTGGGGGAGACAAGAGAAGAATGAGTTAATTTTCAGAGCAATAGCCGACTTAGCTTTGGAACAGGGCATAATACATCCTCTTTAGAAAGAGAGGGAACACACTACACCTCTTCACATGATTTCTAGTGCTCTTATAAATGAGACTTTAATAGGATTCATCAGTGccaggactgctgcagggaagggcCAGATACCCTTCTGTCTTGACAGTCTGTCCTGGCTTTCCAACTTCCTGCTCTGCCACAGTACTGCTTAGTTCAGCCTGAAGGCTCCACCCAGAAAGCTTCTCCAGTTGGGATGGGAGGTTGGAATCTTTACCTTTTCATTAAGCAGTATCAAGCCAAGCAGAGGCCGAGACATTGACCACTGGTTCCTGCAGTCCTCAAAGATGATGATATTCAGCACTGTTGACAGCATCTGGAAAAGGGAGATTGAGGCTTAACCAGCCCTTCAAATCCAGCTCTCCCCTTGCCATGGCACTGTGTACGCACAAGAGTGAGCATACACCTCCAGTTTCCTTCccacaggagaagaaagcatCCTTGCATTACACGCAAGGGGTGAAACAGGCACACTCATGCTGCCATGACGACCCCCACCTGAAGGCTGATTGGCCTCTGTACCGTACTTTACACTAGGCGGGCTAGAAAGACCACCAGTGACAAAGACACTCAGATGCCGAGATTAAAAGCCAAGCATGTACATACTAAGGGCAGCTCGTGCTTGTTTAATGCTTCTGATATTATCTCCTATTGGATCCTCAATGCTACAGTGCTCCCAGCATCACGGGACAAAAGGAGCACCTGCTTAGCAGAGAACAGTGAACACTGGTTAGCAGAGAACTCTTCAGTGAAAGGCACACATAGCAGGTGCTGAAAGCTGttacagtatttatttcacACCCTATCCTGCCCCAAGGCAGCCAGGGGAAGACCGTCTAATCTTCATTTAAGTAACAGCAAGAGCTTAACTGTACAAACCGCACACAGGCATATGTTCTTGTGCCCTGGGAAGCTGCTCTATTCCACACTAGTGGTGTCTACACGCCCTTAGCAGCCTTGTTAGGGTGTAATAGCAGGAATAAAACTGAGGTCTAAGCCAACTGGTCTGGAAATGCAGTTTCTCTTTTGTCCCCAGAAGATGCTATGTCTAGCTCCCCAAAGAGCCTGCTTTTGATCTACCTAGGTGGAAGGACAGAACAGTATTTCCTGCTTTCACTCAGAAGTCATGCTGACACCTCGACTAGTACCAGTGGATAACACTAAGAAATGCACTGCACGCTGTTCAAACACAGCAGGTCAGGTGAGGAACATGCACAAAAGTGTTTTGCTATGAGGTATGGATGTCCAGATCCCAGTGCTGAGCCCTCTGAGTGCCAAAACCAAGACCTCTGCAAGCAGAATCGTCTGTAATTAAGAAATGCTACAAAAAGATACCTAAACAACACAGTACATGTAGATATATGCTAAGACTCATCTAAGCAAGAAAAACATGTCTTCACCTCATTGATCTTCTGCCATCACATATGCTTAAGACCAACAGAGGAAACAAATCCCAGCAAGCTCTATGCATCTCAAAAGCGTTGTGGATAGAGGCAGGAGACAGATGGCAGATGTGCTATCAGCATGTAAAACTTGATTATCAAATTCACCCTGCAGAGGCCATTCTGAATCCAGGCATGAACAGTGCCAAGGTAGTGCAAGCTCTAACAGGCAGCAAACCTTACTGTCACGTGGTCCCAACACAAGAGTCACAGCAGAGATTTTTGCTGTATGCTGAAGTCTAACCACAGCCTTGTTAAGCACAGAGACCCCATGGTTTCTAGTCCGCTGTGAGTGCACATGTACCACTGAATTGCTCCAGGGCTTCAAACAAATCCTGTCTTAAAGCAGAAGAGGATCACGTGCTCACTGGCAGAAGGTACACTTCCTGGCTCCATTTCTACAAATTGCTAGTACAGTCTATactacttttcttctttaaaaaaaatcttgttttttgcTACTTCCTTtcacttctgaaatgcaaaaatggtGTTTCTTGCACAGGGAAAACCATTGCACTGAAGTGCATTTTCAGATCAGATCTATCACACACTGAAAGCATAGGAGAGATGGTGGTACTAGCCAGaaaatccttttccttcaggaaaagCCCAGAACTGTAGAGCAGATATTATGCATCCCCCCATATTTTGTCATGCTAGGAGAACTCACAGCTTATCAAGCAATTTACCATGCTATGGCACAACGAGGCCCTACACCATCACTCTACCTGCTGAATCATCTCTGGGTGCTGCTGCATAATGTGCAAGAACCGGTCGCTCTCCTGGGTCAGAGGTGTGGTCCTCTTCTTGGTGCTGCGAGACAGCTGCTTGAAGAGATAGGTGACAATGTGGTCCAgacaggagcagcagcctgtgCAAACCATCGTGTCTGCAAGaacaggagagaaggaaatattGGAATGCTGCCAGCATTTCTCTTGCTCAGACACACCTGGGCTGACTCCCAGGAAAGCATTACCATTCATCTGGTTCCATTCAGGGACTTAGCAAGTTAGAGCCATCTAACCTAGACCAGTCAGTGACGAAGTCACCGACATGTTCATTATCTCTAATGTCTCACCTCTGTTAAAGCTGAAACAATGTGACTCTTTACTAACTCAACAACCCATTCCACCCTTTTCCACAAGCCCTGTTATTAgtattggaaaaagaaatacattatttacCCAAGGTTGATTACCCACAGGCAGGACAACAATCCACAACTCCATAGCCGGAACCTGATGCTTTTATCTATTACTTTGGTTGCTTTGAATTCATAGTATTTAAGATTCTCTCCTCACTTCCAAATCAGAGCTCTAAGAGcacaacagagaacagaaatagtTACCTAGTGCAGTGAGGCCTTCTGAAATGGAAGAGAGAATATACATGATtacatgaggctccagactgGCTATAAAGTTCATGTGGTCCTGGGTAAGAACTTCCAGCAAGGAATAGTATGACTGGCTGAGTTTGGGATAAtcctgcagagagagaaagagagaaagacttAAGGCCTCTTGGTTACTCTGGAACCATCAGTCAGACTTTCTACAGTGGGATATACCCAACCCATTCATTAGTCATCTCAAAATTGCTTACTGAATCTCCTGGAATGAGAACAAACCTCCCTCATAGTGTAACTTATGAGCCAGTATGTTTCCCCCCACCTCAAACTACTGTCCGAACAGGCTCCAACAATAATGGTCCAGCAGGCTCCCAACACTGTTATATCACACAGTTTATCAGTGTTTCTCCACTGCTTCGCTCACTTCTAATGGAAGTGTTAGCTGACTACTAACACCAGTGCTAGAGATAAAGTGATAGGAATGGCTCTCCAGGTGTCCATTGCAGAGTGCCAGATCACCCGAAACCCTTGTGCATAGCGCTGGGCTCAGCGGCCTGTACTGCCGATTCTTCTGGAGTCAGTGACACAGATCCCTCAGGCCCCCAGACAAGGATGACTGCCGGTCATCCTGCAAAGGGGTCCGACTGTAAGAGCTGCATTTGAACTGCATTTTCAAGAGCCACAGTTTGGCCACTGCTACATCAGATCAAGAATGTGCTGAATGCAATCAGATAGCTTCCTTCAGATTTTGCTATAGTAATAAGATGAGTAAGAGACTCAGAAGGGTATGTGGTTCCCTCTCCCCAGTATTTTGCCAGGCAAGATTGTGCCAACAGGGTCTCAAAGCTCTTATGCAAAATGGATTACTGTATTTGATGCCTGGATAGGAGCAAGACTCTGTAGGTGGATGTCTTCAGCAAACAGGTTGTTCTAACTGCTGACACATTGAGATCTTTGCCCACAGACAGTACAGGGAAGAACAATCCTTCACTTGTAGGAGGTATTTTTCAGGTAGAGAAACAATTATTTGCGTAATTgctctgctgagacttggagcaTACCCTGCTGGAGAGATGAGCAGTGGGGCTGCCCAGTGGGCCCTTGGGTGATGACGTTACAGCCTTCGCACAGGACTTGCTGCTGCACATTCCAGGAGCTGTAATTTCCTGCTGGCCTGTCCCTAGTTGGGGTTTGAGGAAGTGGCTGTTCTCTAGGTTCTCTGTGATTACTGTATAGTCTTCCACCCTGTCTTTCCTAGCCATGTGTTTACACTGCTAATCGCAGGTGTCAGCTTACCAGAAGGTCACTGTGAGGGATGGAAAGCAGAAGCTTGATAAAAGTTTGCAAGGCATTGTCCAGTGCATCATCCCCATACAGACGGAAGACCCCAAAGTTGACATAGCTCCCACTCAGTGCGGCCTTCAGCATAGAGAAGCAGATGGAAATCCCCTTGAGTTTCAAGGCATAGACTTGATCCTTTGGGACCTCCCCAAGTGTTAGGATACGATTTCCTGCATGAGCACAGAAGCAGACTCAGTATTTCAACAACTGCATCCAGATACTTTCTCCCTCAGTGTacaggagggagcagagctgtaaGGAACGACTGAGAAGTTGGTCACAAACAGTGGAGATTTACTTCCCAGCCAAAGGTTAAGAAACCTATTACATGTTAACAGCATGGTTCTACTAGAAGCCAGGGATAACACAGCTGCATGCAATTTTACTGTAGAAACAAGAGAGCATGAGGATAGAACTGCTCTGCATCAGCTTTACAAGTTCCCCTTTACACCTTGCATACTCACAAGGGGCACAGCTGGTCTTCCTTTTCattgctgtcatttttcttctgtatttgcaCAGCAAATACCCTACCCCTCTGCTTGCCTGCCTACCCAGTACTTCAACCTAAAGCTTCTTCCTGCATCAGGGCATGCATTTAGCAAGTGATTTGGTACtgcctcccacaccctgggctTATTTTCTGATCTGGCAAGTGTCCCAGCTCTCCCTCTCCAAGCAAGTGGAGGAGTCAAGGGCAGATTGAGGCTGCCTAGACCCCACCTGCTGGATACTCACCGTAAGTAGTTATCATTTTACTTGTTTCTCGGAAAAGCAGGATGCCATTTGGTGAGGACACATCGAACTGCAGCCGTTGGGATCTAAcggaaaaacaggaaataaatatgaGCTCATACATATCAGAACGAAAACAGAGACTATATTGTAGCACCTCCATGTGCTGCTAAGTACCGGGACACCCTCCTCTGAAATCTATTCGGAAGAGTTCAACAGAATGCCCCAGCCTCGTAGTATTCTGTTGTTCATTACCAAAGCAAGACAGGACACAGCCATTTAGGGACAGACAAGCTTTGCTGTTTCAGAAGAAAGGGCCTGTATTTCACAGACTTTAGGAATATTACAAGTCTGAGTCTGGAAACCCTGTCCTGGCAATAGTCACTAGGCTACTGTACACAAACACAGTGAACATCTTGGAAGAGAgcgctgtggggcaggctgACTAGCTCCTATTCATAACACAACCACAAATCCAGATCTTGGCATTTTTTCCCTGCCACAGTGAACAGATCTTAAATTGAAGTGCAGAGAGTTTTCCAGTTCACTTCTGAAATCAGTAAGAGGACAAGTCCCAGTAAGGTTCATCCTATTGCAAAGATGCCATTTGGTTGTGGTAAACAGTCTAACAGTATGGATTCTCAAGAACTCTAAAGCAACTGTGTCTGAACCCTCTGTTCTTTTTACTTGCTGTAACACTGGTCCCTTCCTATAGGGTTGTGTTCAGCTGGCTGTATGCCAGAGCCACATCTTGGCAAACTTCCATTGCCAGACTAGGCAGCTTCTGAATTATCTGAATAGCATCAGAGATACCTCTTCCAGCAGAGTGAATGGTTTAAAGCAAAAGCAGGCATCTTGATGCTGACTGAACAATGCTCATTTTaaacagactttaaaaatacaagttacCTCTGTCTTATGATGCTGGCCTTACAAATAAGTACTCCAGAAATCTAGCGTGCTTACTGATCTTGTCTCTGGATCTGACTGAGTTGTGACACACAACTgatatttgtaattttcttctcttttgaaaCATCACCcattccccccacacacacacttcctggCACCCTGTAAAGTATTGATAGATTCAAGTACAAAAACCACAACTGGGCTCCAACACCCAAACTGTGGAAGCAACAGACAGACAAACCCCTGCCAGTATGCAGACACTGGAGGGTCATACCTATTATGTACCAACTCAGCCATCAGTTTGAGGACAGGTGTAGTGCAGGCTGGGTCATGGTACCAGAGTTCAATTGCCCGCTGCAGGATTGGCATGTACGATGGATAGCTGCAAGGTAAGAACTAAGGAACTTTGtttacatgaagaaaaaagggTCAGTAACTTCTACGAAAAGGCATAGCTTGTACACTGCCTCCCAGTCTTCCTAAGCAGCTTACCTAAGGCTAAACACAGCTGATGCTGCTAGCTGGGGTCTGCTTTATCAGAGAAGCATCCCAAGTCCGCTGAGGGAATTGCATAAGTGCTTCTTATACTATGGCAAATCAGAACCAAAATGGTTTTGGACAAAGGGCAGACATACAAAGGTCTGTCATAGCTGCAAACAAGTAACCTTTACCAGCCAAAGGAGACCCTCAAGCACACAGATCCCAGGCTTTTTGAGCAGCTATAGTCTCATCAAGAGGTCAAATACACCTACTGCTGTCAGCAAGTTGGAGAAAAACTTTCATTGTTGCCAAGATGCATATATCCCATTAAAAGCCTTTGGGATTTACAGGCCAAATCTTTAGGTTGCTGCGCAGCCAGAGCAAACCAAAGCTATTTTAGAGCTTCCAGACACAACACCAGGTACtataaaagtgaaatgaaaccTCATTTAGTATTTAGCTGTGAGAATATGGCATTTAGATACAGCCAGCTAGAGTTTCCCCTCTAAGTGGCAGGGTAGCTTAAGTTGTAGGGCAACAGAAGGATACATCCATTCAAACAGCATCATGAAGCTGGTCTTGGCATTGAAGGCAAAGGCTATTCCCCTCAAGTCTCTCACCAAACCAACCAACGTTCTCtgtattgcaaaagaaaaggcattaaATGTTAAAACACAAAGATGTCTCCCTTGGCTCCTCTAGCCTAGGGCTGCTAGTCTTCTTCCCATCCCAACAGTAACATAATGTTTCTGTGGTGGCTGCCAGTCAAGTTAGTCAGTTCTTCCTCTTCAGTCAGTGCCAGAAGCCTTCCTTAAGTTGAGCCAGTGCAATGACAGTACTGGGGTATTTCATTCCCAGCAGGGGGAAAGCTGGCAGATTAGTCTCACTGCTTAAATTATACACTACATCCAAAACCCAAGGAGATCAGGGGTATCACCTCTTCCCCACATGTTGGGAGGAAAACACCACCCATTCTGGTAATTACTGTCTCAGAGGCAAGAATGCTTCTTCTTGTCAGGATTTATTTGCTCTCTCCTGTCTGACTGAACTTGAAAAGTCTAAGTCTCTGGGATAAGAGTAAGGAAAGCACAGATAACAAGTAAAGTTCTGCCCAACTTACTTTTGCCTCTTGTTCATTGAAAGTATTTGTACTGAACATCTGTGCCACAGTCTCAAAAGCAGCTGTAAGGGGAAGCATGAACTGCTCATATTGATCCTCATCTTCccctgaaagaaaagagaaacgAAGAGGAAATAGACTGCACACTCCTACACTCTGTGTATCTGCCTCAAAGTATATCTTGAGAGTTTCAGACACTGGTCACCCACAGAGCTAAAGACACCATGTTTCCAGGCAGAGGTGCTGTCACTGTTTATCTCTAACTCGCTTTAGAAAAGCTTAGAACAAACCCTGCCATCTCAGGAAAGAATTCAGTATATTATGAAGAGAAAACTAAGCCCTGGTCTTTCTCCCATGCATGTGTGGACTACCTGCACACAGCAACAAAGCCACTCTTtagcttctttcctttcttttttcttatccCATTTGACTTTTCCCGTTCCCATGTCCTTTCCTGGTCCTGTAACTTCCTTAATAGCAGTACTCAGCATCCTGCAGAGCCTAGCATCCCAACCACTCTTtagcttctttcctttcttttttcttatccCATTTGACTTTTCCCGTTCCCATGTCCTTTCCTGGTCCTGTAACTTCCTTAATAGCAGTACTCAGCATCCTGCAGAGCCTAGCATCCCAACCACACTATCACCACTTTAGTTCCCAGGAGAAGACTGTAATACCTAAATCCACCATGAGAAGACGCCCAAGTGCAGTATAGAAAGTAGTCCGACATCTCATGTCAGTCAGGTTGGACTGATTGTTAATACCCAGGAAGGAAAAGTGCTCACTCTGcgaacagaagaaaacagtgggGTTAAAAGCAAACCAACAGCCTGAATGGGCTCCTGTATTAGAGGTCGAGTCGAATCCTCTAATTCTTAGCCTCTTCAAGAATAAGAACTGAAGTGCTGCTAAGCACTTCACATGAATGATCTCAAAGAGTAGGCCACCAGAGGGCAACATGTCTGGTCCACAGGCTCGCAAACCCTGAACTAACGTAGTAACACGGGAGTATGTCCCGTGTACTGGCAAAGATACCTGTCCTATCACTTATCTGAGAATTACACGGTACAAGATGAACaaggaaagtctttctttgcCTCCAGAACAGAGAAGCATCCTGCCTCTCATTCTCAGGGAACTCTCAGGGGGTTAAAGTTGCTGAAAATCAGCCCTCTGCAGATTCACAGTTACTTTGCCTATATCCTCCACGGGCAACTGTAGCACTGTACAATGGAATCTAAATGCAGTTTCTGGACCAAGCATAGCACATGTGACTacctgcaccccccccccccccaaaaaaaaaaaaaaaaaaaaaacagctagatCAAGGAATACAATGCCTCATTCAATGAGCCAATCCAAACCTCCTGGACATGGTTTCAGGAGTCCTATCGCTACAGCATCAGAGCATCAAATTACCAAATGTTCACAAAGGCAAGTCAGTAATCTGATGCTCTCCGCTGCTCATTTTCAGTTGCTCATTCTAATATTCTTGCTTTCAAGTCAACACCCCGGTTCTGCACAAGGAATACTGGTAATGACTGAGAAACAAGGCTGCTATTCTGACCATTGCAGCAGTGACACTTTCTCCAGTTGAGCAGTGTTCAGAATAAAATTTGGAGCATTCGaacacttttgttttaaatttcagaaaaggtGCTCACTGATTTCTGACTGCATGTGCAGCAGTACCAGCCATCTCCTGCATTTCACCCTGAAAATGGTTGTTTTTCAGTGCAGAGATCCCCACATTAACTCCTCTGGGATGAAAGGTATCACCTAATTATAACCCAACAAAGTTGAAGGGCAGGCTTTGAACatagagaaaaggaataaagataACTTTTCCTAGATGCTCATCTTATGATGGAAACATCTGGGAAACAGATAAACTTCAAAAGTGTGTCCAGGTGCTAAAgtctggggatttttttcagctgcacaAAGGCACATGTAGGAGTTTGCTGTGAGACAAGTAGAAGATAAACGGACTTACCGTGTGATTGTTCAGCATAAACTGTACAGCGCTCAGTTTCACCAGTTTTCTAACACTACTGTATGTAAAGGGGGTGTTAAGGAAGCAGCAGAGTcaacaaaaaaacacatgtACTTGCAAAGCCC from Rhea pennata isolate bPtePen1 chromosome 28, bPtePen1.pri, whole genome shotgun sequence includes these protein-coding regions:
- the PBDC1 gene encoding protein PBDC1, coding for MAAPLGALGASEAAAAARALSLPADAYGNDPSVEMMWAMKAYQHAEVYFNLISSVDPKFLNLTKVDDQIYGEFRKAFSDLKIDVLDPEELKSEPAKEKWRPFCMQFEGVVEDFNYGTLLRLDCSRDYTEENTIFATRIQFFAIEIARNREGFNNVVYNNAKKPASAGAMEEASA